The segment TGAGATGTTGCCGTTACGTTTGACTTGACGCTACTAAAGAGAGCAACGGGCGTACGGTGGCTACTTGAACGAAAACGGGGGAAGCTCGCTCAAGAACCGGTCGGGCTGTCGTCGGGAACTCAACATGCCACAATACAAATGCTGAGCGTGGGTCGGAAACAACCGTATCTACCCCCTGAACGCCGATAATTGACGGCCACGCCCCGTATCCACCGACCGGAGCCCTTAAAGAACTGCCGGCGGAGGCGCAACGGTGAGTGTTTGAAACCCAGCAGGGAGGGCGGCTAGCGGGCTCACAGCGGAGAGGAAGCAGGAGTGTTTGGGGAACCATGAGAGAGTACAAAGTAGTGGTTCTCGGGTCCGGAGGGGTCGGTAAATCCGCGTTAACCGTCCAGTTCGTGACGGGATCCTTCATAGAGAAGTACGACCCCACGATAGAGGATTTCTACAGGAAGGAGATCGAGGTTGACTCCTCTCCGTCCGTCCTGGAGATCCTGGACACGGCGGGGACCGAGCAGTTTGCCTCCATGCGAGACCTGTACATAAAAAACGGGCAGGGTTTCATCCTGGTCTACAGCTTGGTGAACCAGCAGAGCTTCCAGGATATCAAACCGATGCGGGATCAGATCATTCGGGTGAAAAGGTACGAGAGAGTGCCGATGATTCTGGTTGGAAACAAAGTGGACCTGGAGGGGGAAAGGGAGGTCTCGTCCGGTGAGGGGAAGGCACTGGCGGACGACTGGAACTGCCCGTTCATGGAAACTTcagccaaaaataaaacctcGGTGGACGAACTGTTTGCAGAGATTGTCCGACAGATGAACTATGCCTCAACACCAAATGGCGACGACCAGTGCTGCTCGTCTTGTGTCATTCTTTAAGAAAAAGGACGACCATAAAGTTTTATTCTTTGCTCGGTTTTAAGTTTGCAATGGTGAGTTGAGACAACATACACTGAAACTATAAAGCTGACATTAGTGATGTTAAGTTTATTAACCCTTGTGCTTATTATAAACATGTTCTTGAAATCCTTTCTCAGCACATGTCCATATTAAGTGTAGAGCAGTGATCAGCAATACACCGGATGTATGCCCAacttggcttcatttttaagattAGCGCTAGTGTGTTTATTTGATTGACAGCAAAACTCAGTGTTGGTTTCCGCTGGTACAGTAGGACACTTGTAGTCTATTGTTTTGCCAAGCAAATTTGGGAAGTGTCTGACTCATTTGCAGAACTGGAGGAGCAAGCTGTGGCTGACTTAATTATGCTTACAAAGTAAGTGTCAGGTCCCtaaatagtcttaaaatgtcttgcattcaattatgtaaatattaggCCTTTAAAGTCATAACTGAGTTGTAAATTCAAATTTGTTAGCCCTTACTTACCACAAACATTAAATCTTATTTCAGTTTTCCATAATATGAtttcattttctcaaaatgagtCCAGCTCCTCTGCATAAAAGTCTACATTTCTTACATAccaccaaatgtatttttttactttttacttgcAAGCatctgttggcaaaatgtagattaacttAACTCTAATGaccatattcctacataaaacctacACAGGACcacatatgaaaacaaatgaatttacATTTACTCACCTATAATGCtttaataagaaaattattatttgtcCAAGTATCTGtcttaaatttgtgaaaatgatcttgaaaaggtctttaaaagcattaaattgaagtgtctgatacctgcaGACGCCCTAATCTGTACACCTACAGAGTTGTTCAACAACTGCTCAAATGGTATTTTCCAGAATGAGGTTAACAGGAGTCGGGAGATTCCAGTGTTCTTGTTTGGCCTACATTAAAG is part of the Plectropomus leopardus isolate mb unplaced genomic scaffold, YSFRI_Pleo_2.0 unplaced_scaffold24770, whole genome shotgun sequence genome and harbors:
- the LOC121966487 gene encoding ras-related protein Rap-2b, whose product is MREYKVVVLGSGGVGKSALTVQFVTGSFIEKYDPTIEDFYRKEIEVDSSPSVLEILDTAGTEQFASMRDLYIKNGQGFILVYSLVNQQSFQDIKPMRDQIIRVKRYERVPMILVGNKVDLEGEREVSSGEGKALADDWNCPFMETSAKNKTSVDELFAEIVRQMNYASTPNGDDQCCSSCVIL